One region of Vibrio cidicii genomic DNA includes:
- a CDS encoding endonuclease/exonuclease/phosphatase family protein: MHIATWNMQWLSSVPSKQIVESQRQTEDVAKMAFYFQQTLADILAFQEVNDIKAIQQIVGTNYHVRLSDRASPPFRRHQFDDINQYTGFAIKKGISFEDPQDIALDTQANSKLRFASYVIVKQAPYADIHLLNVHLKAGCSGAFKATDSCQTLKRQGKQLAKWIKEREVQKQNYVILGDFNHNLAYAGDWLYEILAQSGQFRLASQDSEALCQVRSKKQPSKTHRFRSLIDHILVSHSLSASEAKQTRFDSLDVLRFQLSDHCPLSSTLTLNLPK, translated from the coding sequence GTGCATATTGCCACCTGGAATATGCAGTGGCTTAGCAGCGTGCCAAGCAAGCAGATAGTTGAAAGCCAACGCCAAACAGAGGATGTGGCGAAAATGGCATTCTATTTCCAGCAAACCCTAGCCGATATTCTCGCTTTCCAAGAGGTCAACGACATCAAGGCGATACAGCAAATCGTCGGTACCAATTACCATGTGCGACTTTCAGATCGCGCTAGCCCTCCCTTTCGCCGCCATCAGTTTGATGACATCAACCAATACACGGGGTTCGCGATCAAAAAGGGCATTTCCTTTGAAGATCCACAAGACATTGCTTTAGATACTCAGGCCAACAGCAAACTGCGCTTCGCCTCTTATGTCATTGTTAAGCAGGCGCCTTATGCGGATATTCACTTATTGAACGTGCATCTGAAAGCGGGTTGCAGTGGTGCATTTAAAGCAACGGATTCTTGCCAAACACTCAAACGACAAGGCAAACAATTGGCAAAGTGGATAAAAGAGAGAGAAGTGCAAAAACAGAACTATGTGATTTTAGGTGACTTCAATCACAACCTCGCCTATGCGGGCGATTGGCTTTATGAAATTTTGGCTCAATCTGGGCAATTTCGCTTGGCGTCTCAGGACAGTGAAGCGTTATGTCAGGTGCGCTCGAAAAAGCAGCCGAGCAAAACTCACCGTTTTCGCTCTTTAATCGATCACATACTCGTCAGCCATTCCCTGTCGGCCTCTGAAGCCAAACAGACGCGCTTTGACAGCCTTGATGTACTGCGTTTCCAACTGAGCGACCATTGCCCGTTGAGCAGCACTCTCACTCTGAACCTGCCAAAATAG
- a CDS encoding efflux RND transporter periplasmic adaptor subunit, which translates to MAEVYTAQLTKVDQAIVLDGVVQPVNQGTVAAQTSGTVVALNVDVNDYVKQGSVLLEISAVQQSAALDAAKAQLASAVAQNKEAQAQVKRFRQLMPKGAISQDQMDAAETRARSAAAAVKSAEASVAQAKESLGYTSVMAPYDGVVTKRYVELGETVAPGTPLLSGFSMDELRVESEIPQHYYSLVNNEAQFTIDNGGGEKVTPTAYNLFRYAEPSSHSHTIRLNLPEKQLGFTPGAWVKTRFVYGQRELLLVPKTAVMRRAELSVVYRLTKDDEAILNPVRLGQEFEDSYEVLSGLEIGDRVVSNLLKVKGE; encoded by the coding sequence ATGGCGGAAGTCTATACTGCGCAGCTGACTAAAGTCGATCAGGCCATCGTGTTGGATGGTGTGGTTCAGCCTGTCAATCAAGGTACTGTCGCCGCGCAAACGTCAGGTACCGTGGTCGCCCTTAATGTGGATGTGAATGATTACGTTAAGCAAGGTAGTGTGCTATTGGAAATTAGCGCAGTACAGCAATCGGCAGCGCTAGATGCGGCCAAGGCGCAATTGGCAAGCGCAGTTGCACAAAATAAAGAAGCGCAGGCACAAGTAAAGCGTTTTCGCCAATTGATGCCGAAAGGGGCGATTTCCCAAGATCAGATGGATGCAGCAGAAACGCGTGCTCGCAGCGCGGCTGCCGCAGTCAAATCGGCGGAGGCATCAGTAGCACAGGCAAAAGAGTCTCTCGGTTACACCAGCGTGATGGCACCTTATGATGGTGTGGTGACCAAGCGTTATGTCGAACTTGGGGAAACCGTGGCCCCGGGCACACCACTGTTGAGCGGTTTCTCGATGGACGAGCTGAGAGTGGAAAGTGAGATCCCGCAGCACTATTACTCGCTAGTAAACAATGAAGCGCAGTTTACGATTGACAATGGCGGTGGCGAGAAAGTCACTCCAACCGCCTACAATCTTTTCCGTTATGCAGAACCTAGCTCACACAGCCATACTATTCGCCTCAACTTACCGGAAAAACAACTTGGTTTTACCCCAGGTGCTTGGGTGAAAACGCGTTTTGTCTATGGGCAGAGAGAACTCCTTCTGGTACCTAAAACGGCCGTCATGCGTCGCGCTGAACTGAGCGTCGTCTACCGACTCACTAAAGATGATGAGGCAATTCTAAACCCAGTACGTTTAGGGCAAGAGTTTGAAGACAGCTATGAAGTGTTGTCTGGGCTTGAAATTGGCGATCGTGTGGTAAGCAATTTGCTCAAAGTGAAAGGTGAATAA
- a CDS encoding efflux RND transporter permease subunit, with protein sequence MTQRLGISGRIAAAFQNSAMTPLLALVGLLMGIFAVVVTPKEEEPQIDVTFADVYIPFPGASPQEVASLVTTPAEQVISEIQGIDKIYSFSQPDGAMIVAIFEVGVTRSDAVVRIYNKLYSNKDWMPQGVGVGEPIIKPRGIEDVPIVTITLSDKEGHYSGQQLTQIAHGLETELKRIDGTRDIYTVGAHATIVDVRLDPVKMNAYGVTISQLNQVLPSANQRSTTLSLTHDNQQLPLQIGEFLTQVDQVKQLVVGVQNGSPVYFEDIAEIALGVDTPKHNVWASDKHTLAPAVTLAIAKKSGENAVNVAKAVEERIDVLKNQLIPADIDVTITRDYGKTAADKSNTLIGKLAFATTAVVLLVLLTMGWRESLVVGIAIIVTLMITLFASWAWGFTLNRVSLFALIFSIGILVDDAIVVVENIHRHMSMGKKKLSELIPVAVDEVGGPTILATLTVIAALLPMAFVSGLMGPYMSPIPINASMGMLISLAVAFVLSPWLAGKMLKAGKHENEHQADSIFHKLMAPFITAEKQARNRLLLLLGVLGLIAGSVALPAMQAVVLKMLPFDNKSEFQVVLDMPEGASLERTQRVLFELGEELAKVPEVENYQIYVGNAAPINFNGLVRHYFQRNQANQGDIQVNLLDRRKRDRDSHEIASAVRPVLNQIASQFGGKVKVVEVPPGPPVWSPILAEVYAPTPELRAQAARQVRDIFRHSEDIVDVDMYLPEIHQKWQVTIDRSKAARLMVPYSEIVDALATTVGGKPITYLHTEHSKYPVPVMIQAQEGAKVRLEQLLNLKVSSQNGNHYPLTELVSITQSQMEDYIVHKNLVPMVMVVADMTGEIDSPLYGMFNLSAELDQAMTLDQYYIHQPDGLQGISIMWDGEWTITYETFRDMGIAYAVGMVLIYLLVVAQFKSYLVPLIIMAPIPLTIIGVMPGHALLGAQFTATSMIGMIALAGIIVRNSILLVDFINQQVEQGVEFAEAVIQSAAVRAKPIMLTALAAMIGAVFILDDPIFNGLAISLIFGIFVSTILTLIVIPVLYFTFMRKRFSH encoded by the coding sequence ATGACTCAACGACTCGGTATTTCGGGTCGCATTGCTGCGGCCTTTCAAAACTCAGCAATGACCCCATTGCTGGCCTTAGTTGGCTTGTTGATGGGAATCTTCGCTGTCGTGGTTACCCCAAAAGAAGAGGAGCCCCAGATTGATGTCACTTTTGCCGATGTCTATATCCCGTTTCCCGGTGCGTCTCCGCAGGAAGTCGCCAGCTTAGTGACCACACCGGCAGAACAGGTTATCTCTGAAATCCAAGGCATTGACAAAATTTACTCTTTCTCTCAGCCAGACGGTGCGATGATCGTGGCGATCTTTGAGGTTGGCGTGACGCGAAGCGATGCTGTGGTACGGATCTACAACAAACTCTATTCCAACAAAGACTGGATGCCGCAAGGCGTTGGAGTTGGAGAACCTATCATCAAACCGCGTGGTATTGAAGATGTCCCCATTGTCACTATTACCTTATCAGACAAAGAAGGTCACTATTCTGGGCAGCAGCTAACTCAAATTGCGCACGGGCTAGAAACCGAGCTAAAACGCATTGATGGCACACGTGACATATACACGGTGGGTGCGCATGCCACTATCGTTGATGTTAGGCTCGATCCGGTCAAAATGAATGCTTATGGTGTGACTATCAGCCAACTCAATCAAGTGCTTCCTTCTGCCAATCAACGTTCCACCACACTTAGTCTGACCCATGACAATCAACAGTTACCGCTACAAATTGGTGAGTTCTTAACCCAAGTTGATCAAGTCAAGCAGCTTGTGGTTGGTGTACAAAATGGCTCGCCCGTCTACTTTGAAGACATCGCAGAGATCGCTCTGGGTGTCGATACACCCAAACACAACGTTTGGGCCAGTGACAAACATACCTTAGCGCCAGCCGTGACTTTGGCGATTGCCAAAAAGAGTGGGGAGAATGCGGTGAACGTCGCCAAAGCGGTGGAGGAACGCATAGATGTGCTGAAAAATCAGCTCATTCCCGCCGATATTGATGTGACTATCACCCGTGACTATGGCAAAACCGCCGCAGATAAAAGCAATACCTTAATCGGTAAACTGGCGTTTGCCACCACGGCCGTCGTGTTACTGGTGCTGCTGACCATGGGCTGGCGAGAATCTTTGGTCGTAGGTATCGCCATTATTGTGACATTGATGATCACCTTGTTTGCCTCTTGGGCATGGGGCTTTACCTTAAACCGCGTCTCTCTGTTTGCGCTGATCTTCTCGATTGGTATCCTCGTGGACGATGCCATTGTGGTGGTGGAGAACATTCACCGCCACATGTCGATGGGCAAAAAGAAACTGTCGGAGTTGATCCCGGTTGCCGTTGATGAAGTCGGGGGGCCGACCATTCTAGCCACCTTGACAGTAATAGCGGCGCTGCTGCCGATGGCTTTCGTCTCTGGCTTAATGGGGCCGTACATGAGCCCAATTCCAATCAACGCCTCAATGGGGATGTTAATCTCCCTTGCGGTTGCTTTCGTGCTTTCCCCTTGGCTGGCAGGGAAAATGCTTAAAGCGGGCAAGCATGAAAATGAGCATCAAGCGGATTCGATTTTCCACAAACTCATGGCTCCTTTTATTACGGCCGAGAAACAAGCGAGAAATCGACTTCTCCTCTTGCTGGGTGTTTTAGGTTTGATCGCAGGTTCTGTTGCCCTGCCAGCTATGCAAGCTGTGGTATTGAAAATGCTGCCTTTTGACAATAAATCTGAGTTTCAGGTGGTATTGGATATGCCTGAAGGCGCCTCTCTTGAACGCACGCAACGCGTACTGTTTGAGTTAGGAGAAGAGCTTGCCAAAGTGCCGGAAGTAGAGAACTACCAAATTTATGTTGGTAATGCCGCACCCATCAACTTTAACGGCCTAGTGCGCCACTATTTCCAGCGCAACCAAGCTAACCAAGGCGATATTCAAGTCAATCTGCTGGATCGCCGTAAGCGGGATCGCGACAGCCACGAGATAGCCAGTGCTGTGCGTCCAGTGCTAAACCAAATCGCCAGCCAGTTTGGCGGAAAAGTGAAAGTGGTTGAAGTGCCGCCGGGGCCGCCAGTGTGGTCCCCAATTCTGGCTGAAGTTTACGCACCAACACCAGAGCTGCGAGCTCAAGCCGCTCGCCAAGTGCGAGACATTTTTAGACACAGTGAAGATATTGTCGACGTGGACATGTATCTGCCTGAAATCCATCAGAAATGGCAAGTGACGATCGATCGCAGCAAGGCCGCTCGTTTGATGGTGCCGTACAGTGAGATTGTCGATGCGTTGGCGACGACGGTTGGTGGTAAACCGATCACGTATCTACATACAGAACACAGTAAGTATCCTGTGCCTGTCATGATTCAAGCGCAGGAAGGGGCAAAAGTACGTCTTGAGCAGTTATTGAACCTCAAAGTAAGCAGTCAAAATGGCAACCACTACCCGCTAACGGAATTGGTTTCGATCACGCAAAGTCAGATGGAAGACTACATAGTGCATAAAAACCTTGTTCCTATGGTGATGGTCGTGGCTGATATGACGGGAGAGATCGACAGCCCGCTTTACGGCATGTTTAATCTCTCTGCCGAGCTCGACCAAGCGATGACGCTCGATCAGTACTACATCCACCAGCCAGATGGGCTGCAAGGCATTTCAATCATGTGGGATGGTGAATGGACCATTACTTATGAAACGTTCCGTGATATGGGAATTGCCTATGCAGTTGGAATGGTGTTGATCTACTTGTTGGTGGTCGCGCAGTTCAAATCCTATTTGGTGCCGCTGATCATCATGGCACCGATCCCGTTGACGATTATCGGTGTCATGCCCGGCCATGCCTTGTTGGGCGCGCAGTTTACCGCGACGTCGATGATCGGCATGATCGCCCTTGCCGGGATTATTGTGCGTAACTCCATTTTGTTGGTGGATTTTATTAACCAGCAAGTTGAACAAGGCGTTGAGTTTGCCGAAGCGGTGATTCAGTCCGCGGCGGTGCGGGCAAAACCGATTATGTTGACCGCGCTGGCCGCCATGATTGGGGCCGTATTTATCCTTGATGACCCGATTTTCAACGGCTTAGCGATAAGCCTGATCTTCGGCATCTTCGTCTCAACCATCCTGACCTTAATTGTTATTCCAGTGCTTTATTTCACCTTTATGCGCAAACGCTTCAGCCATTAA